The following proteins are co-located in the Pyricularia oryzae 70-15 chromosome 1, whole genome shotgun sequence genome:
- a CDS encoding coatomer subunit delta, translating into MVVLAASICTRGGKAVLSRQFREMPRSRIEALLASFPKLADSGTQHTTVEQDNVRFVYQPLDELYMVLITNRQSNILQDIDSLHLFAQVVTSTCKSLDEREILKNAYELLSAFDELVTLGYRENLTISQIKTFLEMESHEERIQEIIARNKELEATEERKRKAKQLEMQRKESARSGRPGGAQRAPVYPTYTPPSRPAVTDTYDTYEAEKNKSKFTAPKGKGMQLGKKSKTTDMFERVRGDMGNEIDDTPLVAPTASAAPLASEPPRRQSVGTDRDSIHITVSENITAKISREGTLNSLGVKGDLNLRVSDPTMTKIKLQLVANPTHGAQFRTHPNVDRNLFNSSKVIQMSKADRGFPVNNSVGVLRWMATPKADDTSALPISFTVWVNKGSDGNCTLTVEYELTGGDELRDVSVSIPYSSTEPTVSSFDATYEVSGDNLEWAIGTVNEENANGSFEFEAMADDENEFFPMQVRFSKTTPFVDVDISSVTLLEMNEEVTFSKDVRCTADTYLIE; encoded by the exons ATG GTGGTCCTCGCAGCTTCAATCTGCACTCGCGGCGGCAAGGCTGTCCTGTCGAGGCAGTTCCGCGAGATGCCCCGGTCGAGGATAGAAGCTTTGCTCGCCTCGTTCCCAAAGCTTGCCGACAGTGGTACCCAGCACACGACCGTTGAGCAGGACAATGTTCGATTCGTCTACCAGCCCCTCGACGAGCTCTACATGGTTCTCATCACGAACCGTCAGTCCAACATCCTTCAGGATATCGACTCCCTGCACCTTTTCGCACAGGTTGTGACCAGCACTTGCAAGAGCTTGGACGAGCGGGAGATTCTCAAGAATGCCTACGAACTCCTTAGCGCCTTTGACGAGCTGGTTACTCTGGGCTACAGGGAGAACTTGACCATTAGCCAGATCAAGACCTTCCTCGAGATGGAGAGTCACGAGGAGCGCATCCAGGAGATTATTGCGAGG AACAAGGAACTCGAGGCCACGGAGGAGCGCAAGAGGAAGGCCAAGCAGCTGGAGATGCAGCGTAAAGAGTCTGCTCGCAGTGGTAGGCCCGGCGGCGCACAGAGAGCACCAGTCTACCCGACATATACACCTCCGTCTCGCCCTGCAGTCACAGACACCTATGACACGTACGAGGCTGAGAAGAACAAGTCAAA ATTCACTGCACCAAAGGGCAAGGGCATGCAGCTTGGCAAGAAATCCAAGACGACGGATATGTTCGAGCGGGTGCGCGGAGATATGGGCAACGAGATCGACGATACGCCGCTTGTTGCTCCCACAGCTTCCGCCGCACCCCTCGCTTCGGAGCCGCCGCGCCGGCAATCTGTTGGCACGGACCGCGATTCTATCCATATCACCGTATCAGAGAATATTACTGCCAAGATCTCAAGGGAAGGCACACTAAATTCGCTGGGTGTCAAGGGTGACTTGAACCTGCGGGTATCGGACCCGACGATGACCAAGATCAAACTGCAGCTTGTGGCCAACCCGACGCACGGTGCCCAATTCCGGACACATCCTAACGTAGACCGCAACCTTTTCAACAGCTCTAAGGTCATCCAAATGAGCAAGGCTGATAGGGGCTTCCCCGTCAACAACTCAGTCGGTGTGCTGAGGTGGATGGCGACGCCGAAGGCAGACGACACTAGTGCGCTTCCGATCAGCTTCACCGTCTGGGTCAACAAGGGCTCTGATGGAAACTGCACATTAACGGTCGAGTACGAACTCACTGGAGGAGACGAGCTCAGGGACGTCAGCGTCTCCATCCCATACTCGAGCACAGAGCCGACGGTGTCGAGCTTTGATGCCACGTATGAGGTGTCCGGAGACAACCTTGAGTGGGCGATTGGCACGGTCAATGAGGAGAATGCCAATGGCTCATTTGAGTTTGAGGCAATGGCCGACGATGAAAACGAGTTTTTCCCGATGCAGGTCCGGTTCTCCAAGACGACCCCATTTGTTGACGTGGAT ATTTCGTCGGTGACGCTCCTTGAAATGAACGAGGAAGTCACTTTCTCAAAAGACGTGAGGTGTACTGCCGACACTTACTTGATCGAATAG
- a CDS encoding glutathione S-transferase I has product MSKSQNLLRTEPVPDQTVPTMEPSQNGPIIKLHWLNGSRAQSILWLLEELEVPYELEIYHRGPDMLAPPELTKIHPLGKSPVITIETPGSGKAPIVLAETGFITQYMTEHFGNDKTLVPKRWKEGSEGLIGGETEEYMRCQHLLHYVEGSFMPYMLMNLVLNGIRGPRVPFLVRPITNAVANKVTDFLILPNMKKHFAFLEKQLETSGGDYLCGPNLTAGDVALSFVILVNKPAYPKLGNWKPEQEYPRVWAYMSRLETSPGWLRSIEKIKSIEGSFALYRGAKE; this is encoded by the exons ATGTCAAAGTCTCAAAACCTTCTCAGGACAGAACCCGTACCTGACCAGACAGTACCAACCATGGAACCGTCTCAAAACGGCCCAATTATCAAGCTCCATTG GCTCAATGGGTCGCGCGCACAAAGCATCCTCTGgctgctcgaggagctcgaggtccCGTATGAGCTGGAGATTTACCATCGGGGCCCGGACATGCTGGCACCCCCCGAGCTGACCAAAATTCATCCTCTGGGCAAGTCTCCGGTCATCACCATTGAGACGCCTGGCTCCGGCAAAGCCCCTATCGTGCTTGCCGAGACGGGATTCATCACGCAGTACATGACTGAGCATTTTGGCAACGACAAGACGCTCGTCCCTAAGCGCTGGAAGGAGGGCTCAGAGGGCCTAATTGGTGGTGAGACCGAGGAGTATATGAGGTGTCAGCATTTGCTTCACTACGTCGAGGGTAGCTTTATGCCCTACATGTTGATGAATCTCGTTCTGAATG GCATCAGAGGCCCACGCGTGCCCTTCCTGGTGCGACCCATCACAAACGCAGTTGCTAACAAGGTTACCGACTTCTTGATCCTGCCGAACATGAAGAAACACTTTGCCTTTCTGGAAAAGCAACTCGAGACTTCAGGCGGCGATTATCTCTGCGGTCCAAACCTCACCGCCGGCGACGTAGCCCTGTCCTTTGTCATCCTGGTGAACAAGCCGGCGTATCCCAAGCTTGGCAACTGGAAGCCCGAGCAGGAGTACCCCCGGGTCTGGGCGTACATGTCGCGCTTGGAGACATCACCAGGTTGGCTGAGGAGTATCGAGAAGATCAAGAGCATCGAGGGCTCATTTGCGCTCTATCGCGGCGCAAAAGAGTAA